The segment TCGTCCTTAGATGAACGTCGCCCAGTTCAAATCGCATCGCCTCACCGATCCCATCGCCATCTGCGGTGATCGGGTGTATTCCATCTGCAATCAGCACGGCCTCTTTCCCGATTCCGAAGGCGGTCATGTGCCCGGTGAGATGTGGGGCATATGGAATCATCCGATCAAATTGCTCGATGGCTTCTGGTTCGGCATCGGCGACACATCGCAAGGCGCGCCGCGCTGGTTGAGTGAGGCGCTCGAGTGCCGGGCATATCCGGCCTACGTCGAGTTCGAATATCGCTTTGACGCGCTCACCATCATCCGCCAAGACTGCGCGCCGGATGGCGTCGAGGGGATGTTCGTCACGCTCATGATCCGCGCAGCGCAGCCGTTCGATGTATCGCTGCACGCGCTCTTTCGCTCGGACCTGCGACCCGCCTGGCTGGGCGAACGCGCCGGCATGCGCGACGACCAGGACGGCGCCGAACTGATGGATGCCTCGGCGCGTTGCGTCTTCACCGACGCCGCTAACCCATGGGCATGTGTGGTGGGCGCCGACCTTGCGCCGATCCGGGCGTCCGCCGGCAACCTATGGGCTGTCGAGCACACACCGGGACAAGGAACCTCAGTGCATTTCGTTTACCGAGTGCGCGCCGAGGCTCCGGCGGATGACGGTGGCTACGTCCAAACCGTTCGCTTCGCAATCGCCGGCGCGGCGGCATCGCGCGATGAAGCCCTGGCGACGCATCACCGCCTCCTCACGCACCATGAAGCCCTGCGCGCAGCCAAACAGGCGCAGTGCAATGCCATCCTCGAAACCAGCCAACTCATCACGCCGGACACCACGTTGAACCAGGCGGCAGCTTGGTCGAAGCTGATCAACCAGATGTTCGTGCGTGAAGTGCCGAGCATCGGCCGCGGCGTGGGCGCCGGGCTGCCCGAGTATCCGTGGTGGTTTGGCATAGACCCGGCCTACGCGACGTTGCCGATGTTGCAAAGCGGCCAGTTCGAACTCGTGCGCGACACGCTGCGCCTGCTCAAGTCTCAGAGTGAGCGCCACAACCCCGGCGAGCCGGGCCGCGTCATCCATGAACTCAGCACCACCAACGTCGTGTTCAACGCCGGCAACATGGTCGAGACGCCCGCATTCGCCCGCGCCGTTCACCAATACTGGCTGTGGACGGGCGACGACGACTTCCTGCGCGAGATGTATCCCTTCTGTAGGGCTGGGCTGCTGGATTATGCGCTCGGTCGGCACGACCCTGATGGCGATCTGTGTCCCAGTGGGCGGAGCATCGTCGAGACGGTGGAGATGCACGCCGGCTTCGAGACCATTGACGTCGCGGCATATACCTGGGACGCGCTGGTTCGCCTCGCCAACATGGCGTGGATCGTCCATCCCGACGACGACGCGAACAAGCTGCGGAACAGCCTCGCCGACAAAGCGGCAGCGCTGGCCCGCTGCATTCGCGAGTTGTGGTGGCTGGAAGAAGAGGGGCTATTTGCCGACGTGCGCGCCAGCGTGCAAGAAGTGGAGCACACCCTCGCCGAGCTGGAGCAGAAAGCGCGAGAAGAGGAGTGGTTGGAGCTGCGACAGGAGCATTTTGAAGCAGCGCGCCGGCGCTTTGCGCCTTACCTGGCTCGCTACGCCGATGCGCCGCGCGACGTTGACCTGCCCTGGCTGCTCCGCCATTGGGTGACGTTGTGCCCGCTCGAAGTGGGCCTGGCGACGCCGGAGCAGGCTCGACGCACCCTCGACCGGCTGCAGAGTGAGGAGTTCAGCAACGCCTGGGGCATGTATCTGCACCCCGACCGGCATGATGTGATGAGCATCAATACCGGCTTGTTGGCGTTAGCGGCTGCGCGCTACGGCTTTGCCGATCAGGCGCTGGCTATTGTGAACAAGCTGACGCGCGCGTTCTCCTATCGCACACCCGGCGCAGTCAGCGAAGCGCTGCCCGGCGATTGGTGCTTCCTACAATTGTGGTCGAACCTGGGGCTGGTGTCGCCGGCGATTGAGTGCTTCCTGGGGATTCAGCCCTGCGCCGCCCAGCGCACCATCACGATCGCGCCCCATCTGCCTGCCACGTGGGATTGGGCCGAGGTAAAGCGGCTGCGCGTCGGTGACGCGCACTTCGACATTCGCGTCGAACGCGCCGGCTCCGGTTATCACGTACAAGTGGCCGGCGATGACGGCTGGCAGATCAACCTGTCCCCCGAAGCGCGGCGCTGATGCCGGTCGGCCCCCACCCCCTGCCGCTAAGCGATGCTCAAGATCAGCTCCAATAAACGCTATCTGGTTCACGAAGACGGCAAGCCCTTCTTCTACCTCGGCGACACCACTTGGGAGATCTTCCATCGCCTCAACCGCAGCGAGGCCGAGTGGTTCTTGCGCGACCGTGCCGCCAAGGGCTTTACTGTGATGCAGTCGGTCGTGTTGGCCGAGGAGGACGGCCTGAACGATCCGAACCCCTATGGCCACCGGCCGCTGATTGACAACGATCCGACGCGCCCGAACGAAGCCTACTTCGAGCACGTGGATTACATCATCAACGTCATGGCGTCGCTGGGCATGTGGTGTGGCCTGTTGCCCACCTGGGGCGACAAGTGGAATGTGAAGTGGGGCGTCGGGCCGGAGATCTTCACGCCTGAAAATGCGCGCCTCTATGGTGAGTTCCTGGGCCGGCGCTACCGGGACAAGCCGATCATCTGGATCTTGGGCGGCGACCGGCCAATCGAGAAGCCCGCGCATCGCGACATCTTGAACGCCATGGCCGCCGGGCTGCGCGCCGGCGATGCAGGGCGTCATCTAATCACCTTTCACCCCGTGGGCGGGCGATCGTCGGCGGACGACTGGCACGCGGCCGACTGGCTCGACTTCAACATGTGCCAGAGCGGCCATGCGCGCAACACGCCGAACTGGCAGTGCGTCGCGCGCGACTATGCGCTGACGCCGACCAAGCCATGCATGGATGGTGAGCCGGCCTACGAAGACCATCCCGCCGCTTTCAACATCGAGAACGGCTATATCGAGGCTTACGACAATCGCAAGAGCCTGTACTGGGCGCTGTTCGCCGGCGCGCACGGCCACACCTACGGCTGTCACCCGATCTGGCAATTCTTCACCCTCGGCCGGCACCCGAAGAGTTTCTGCCGCCACACCTGGCAGGAAGCGATGCACTTTCCGGGTTCAAGTCAGATGCAGCATGCCAAGCATTTGCTCCTCAGCCGCCCCTTCCTCTCGCGTATTCCCGACCAATCCCTCATCGTCGGCGAGGCGGGCGCAGGCGTCCATCACGTACAGGCCACGCGCGATGCCGATGGCAGCTACGCTTTTGTGTATTGCCCAACGATACAGCCGGTGGTGGTGGATCTGGGCAAGTTGCGCGGCAGCGTGTTGGACGTGCACTGGTACGACCCACGCACCGGCGCGGCCCATCGCGCCGGTCGCGTCACGAACGACGGCCCGCGCGAGTTCACCCCGCCGCGCATCTGGCCAGACTGGGTGTTGGTGCTGGATGACGCGAGCGCCGGCTATCCGACGCCGGGCAGCGCGAAGTGCGGGTGAGGATGCCGCGTCGGCGGTCCGCGCGTTAAATCCGGTTAATCCTGCGTCGTAAGCGCGGTCAAACATCACCCTTGACTGCATGTGTTGCTCTTCGCCTGTGCGCTGGGTATAAGTCTCCGTGGTTGAGCGGGAATCATTCCGCTGGACGAATCAGAGACGCGAGGAGTGAACAGGAGAAAGTGACATGAATAGACGCAAGTGCTCGCTTACGCCCATCGCCGGCGCGTTGGCGATGGTTTCGTTGAGTCTGACGCACCCCGCGCCGACGGTTGCACAGACGAAGGTCGTCAACGTGTATTCGGCGCGACACTACGGCGCGCTCGAGAAGGTGTTTGCCGAGTTCACGCGCGAGACCGGCATCCAGGTGCGCCTGTCCAACGCCTCGACTCAAGCGCTGTTGGAACGCCTGCGCGCCGAAGGGCCGCAAACCCCGGCCGATGTGTTCTTTGTGATTGACGTCGGCACCCTGCAACTTGCAGCCGAGGAAGGGCTGTTGCAACCGATTCAATCCGATGTGTTGAACGCGGTCATCCCCCCTGAACTACGCGACCCGAAGGGGCGCTGGTATGCGCTATCGTTGCGCTATCGCACGTTGATGTACAACCCAGCCCGGGTGAAGCCGAGCGAACTCTCAACCTACGAGGCGTTGGCCGAACGGAAATGGCGCGGCCGATTGTGCCTGCGTCCGGCGACGCACATCTACACCGTGTCGTTGGTCGCCAGCATGATCGCCAACCTCGGCGAACGGCGCACCGAGCAAGTAGTGCGCGGTTGGATGGCCAATCGGCCCACCTTCATTGACAGCGACTCGCGCATCCTGGAGACCATCGCCGCCGGCAAGTGTGACGTGGGGATTACCAACCATTACTACCTGGGCAACAAGCTGAAAGCCGATCCGAACTTTCCGGTGAAGCTGTTCTGGGCCAACCAGAAGGATCGCGGTGTGCAGGTCAACCTCTCCGGCGCCGGGGTGACGGCGAACGCGCCCAACCGAGAGAACGCGATCCGGCTGCTCGAATGGCTCGCCACGCGCGGTCAGGACCCGGGCGCGGCCGGCCTGCCCGGCGGCAACAGCGAGTATCCGGTCAATCCCTCTGCCCAACCGCCCGAGGTGTTGAGCCAATTCGGCTCGTTCAAGGCCGACCTGGCCTCACTGCCCCAATACGGGCCTTTGCAGACAAAGGCGATCAAGCTGCTTGAGCGAGTCGGTTACAAATGACCCCTCAAGCTGCGCCGGCATGATCTTCTTTCGGGCAGGGTCGGGGTGTGTGCTGGACCCTGCCCGCCGCCGTACAATCCCCCGCTCTGGAAGTTGCATTGGAACGCACAAGTACACTCCCCTGGCCAGGTCGCGTTGCAGCAGTGAGCCGGCGACGACCGTCCTTCGACGCCGGCGCATTGGCTGCGGCGCTCCCCGCCTTGTTGATCCTGTTGCCGTTGATCGGCCTGGCGCTGACCTGGCTACACCTCGACGGCGAAATTTGGGCCCACCTCTGGAGCACGCTGCTGCCGGAGATGCTGCTGAACACGACGCTGCTCATGCTTGGCGTCGGCGCGACGACGCTGGCGCTGGGCACAGCCCTGGCTTGGCTGGTCACCACCTACGCGTTCCCCGGCGTGAAGCTGATCGAGTGGATGTTGGTCTTGCCCATCGCCATCCCCGGCTACATCCTGGGCTACGTCTCGATGTCGCTGTTCGACTACGCCGGCCCCATCCAGACGCAGCTTCGCGCCTGGTTGGGGCCGGACTTTGAGCCGTTCGAGTTCCGCTCGTTGCCGGGCGCGATTTTCGTGCTCAGCCTGGCGCTCTATCCGTATGTGTATCTGCTGGCGCGGGCAGCGTTCCGCGAGCAATCGGCCGCGCAGCGCGACGCTGCGCGCGCCGCCGGCCTGAGTGATCGCGCGATCTTCTGGCGCGTGGCGTTGCCCTTGGCGCGACCGTCGCTGGCCGCCGGCGTGGCGCTGGCGCTGATGGAAACGCTGACCGATTTCGCCGTGGTGCGCTACTTCAACGTCGTCACGTTGAGCGAAGGCGTCGTGCGGCTGTGGATCATCCAGATGGATCGCGATGCGGCGGTGCAACTGGCGTCGCTGCTGATGATGATTGCGCTGGGCATCGTGCTGATCGAGCGCCAATTGCGCCGCCGCGCGCGCTATTACCAGCTCGGCAGTTATTCGCGGCCGATCGCGCCCGTTCGTTTATCCGGCCTGCGCGCGGTCGCGGCCCTCGTCGGGCCGCTCGCGCTGTTGTGCGTGGCGTTCGGGTTGCCGGTGGCCCAACTGGCGCAATGGGCTATCGCCGAGATGGCGAGCGCCGAGCCGGGCACGCTCGATGCGACGTTCGGCCAATACTTGTTCAACACGCTGGCCCTGTCGCTGGGTGCGGCGCTGTTCGTCGTCGCCGTGGCGCTGGGTATGGCTTACGCACTCCGCCCACGCGGGGCGCCGGCCAAGGCGAACGCTGCCCTCCGCTTCCTCGCGCGCCTGGCTACGCTGGGCTACGCAATGCCGGGCGCCGTAGTCGCGCTGGGTGTGTTGCTGTTGCTGGCGCCACTGAATGAGCCTGTGCTAGCCTGGACCGGCGGCGCCGTGCTGCTGAGCGCCTCCGTGGTCGGGTTGCTCTATGCCTACCTGGTGCGCTTCCTGGCCATCGGCTTCAGCAGCGTCGAAGCCAGCCTGGAGAAGGTGACGCCGAACATGGAGATGGCGGCGCGCAGCCTGGGCGCCGCGCCGGCGCGCGTGCTGGCGCGCGTTCACCTGCCGTTGGCGCGCACGGGCGTCTTGGCCGCCCTATTGCTCGTGTTCGTGGATGTGCTGAAGGAGCTGCCGGTCACCATGTTCCTGCGCCCGTTTGGCCTGGAGACGTTGTCGGTGTGGACGTATATGCTGGCCTCGGAATCGGCCTGGCAAGCGGCGGCCGTGCCGGCGCTGACCATCGTCCTGGCCAGCGTTGGGCCGGCGTTGCTGCTCATCCGCCTCTCGCGCTCCGGCGCGCAGAACAACCGGGAAACGCGCCTATGACGCCGGCCTTGCGCGTCTGCAACGTCTCAAAGCGCTTCGGGGTCAAAGACGCATACGCGGTTTACCGGGCATCGCTCGAGGTCGAGCTCGGTCAGATCGTGGTGCTGCTGGGCCCCAGCGGTTGCGGCAAAACCACCCTGCTGCGCCTGATCAGCGGGCTGGAAACGCCGGAGCCTGACCCAGAGGCATCCATCGCCATCGGCGATCGGACGGTGTTCGGGCCGGGTGTGAACACGCTGCCGGAGAAGCGCGGCGTTGGGATGGTCTTTCAAGACTACGCGCTCTTCCCCCACATGACCGTAGTCGCCAACGTCGCCTTTGGTTTGCATGGCTTGGACAGGGCTGAGGCCTTGGCCCGAGCCATGGCCATGCTCGACCAAGTTCAGTTGAGCGGTCTGGCCCAGCGTTATCCCCATGAGCTTTCCGGTGGGCAACAGCAGCGCGTCGCGCTGGCGCGCGCGCTGGCGCCGCAGCCGCAATTGCTCCTGCTGGATGAGCCGTTCTCCAACCTCGACCATGCGCTGCGCGTCGCGCTGCGCGAGGAAGTGCGCGGCGTGCTGAAGCGCAGCGGCGTCGCGGCCTTGTTCGTCACGCACGACCGCGAAGAGGCCCTCAGCCTGGCCGACGCGCTGGCCGTGATGCAGCATGGGCGCATCGTGCAGATGGGGACGCCGCGCGAACTCTATGCGTATCCGGCTTCGCCTTTCGTCGCGCGCTTTCTGGGCGAGGCGAACTTCTTGCCGGCGCAGGCATACGGCGACTACGCCGAATGTGTCCTGGGGCGCGTGGCGCTAGAATCGCCGGCGCGGGGCCGCGTGCAGTTGCTCATCCGCCCAGAGGCGCTGGAAGTATCCGCGGACCCAGACGGACGCGGATGCGTGGAGCAGGTGCTCTATTTCGGCCATGACCAGTTGCTATCGTTGCGCCTGGATGGCTGTGAGCGCTTGCTGGCGCGCACCGATGGCGCATTGGCGATGCCGATGGGCGCGCGCGTCAGCATACGCCCCCGCGCGCCGGCGCGCGCGTTCGAGCAGACAGACCATGGAACCGATGGGGCGACAGACGCAACCGACTCTCTCTAGCATAGGCAAGCATCTATGAACAAGTTGGCTTATGGACACCGCTTGCTCATCGGCGATGTGCTGGCCGTAGCCGCTTTCGTCGTTGTCGGGCAGTACTCCCACAACATGACCGCGATGGCCAACGCTGCGCTTCGTGCGGTCGAACAGATCGCAGCGATCGGCTTGCCGTTCGTGTTGTTAGCGTGGCTGTTGGGCGCATACCCAGCGCACCGCCCGGCAACGTGGGCGGAAGTAGGACGCCTCTTGCTGCGCTCGGCGCTGGCGTTTCTCTACGCCGCGCCGGCCGGCCTATTCATCCGCGCCTGGTTGCTCGGCCAACCGACCGTGCTGCTCGCTTTTGCCGGTGTGGCGCTGCTCTTCAGCGCGATGTTCGTCCTGGGTTGGCGTGTCATCTTCGCCGTCGTGGGCGTGGCTCTCTACAAACGGCGGACGCAGCGATGGAGGGAGCAGATGGCGTGACGCAGAAGATCGCTCCGCGCCAACCGGTGAGGCGTCCGGCCGGCGACAATCCGCCGATGCTGATGAACGTTCGCAACCCCGAAGCGTATGCGGCTGGCCACGCGCCTTGTGATCAACATGCTGTTGGCCGGGCTGGCGGCGCGGCTGAACGAGCGGGCGGCCGGCACGCCGATCGTCGCGTGCTGCGAGATGGCGCATCGCGGCCAGTCGCATGGGGAGCGCGCGGCTGCTACTGCCGACGTGCGATGAAAACCCACGCGCCGGGCAGGGCCAGCGCGGCCAGCGTGGCTTTGATGGCATCGCCCGGCAAAAACGGCAGCAGGCCGACCTCCAGCGCGCGCGGCCAGCCGACGAACTGAGCCAACCACGGTACGCCGATCGCGTAGATGATTGCGTTGCCCAGCGCCATCGCCAGCAGCGTGCCCCAGAAGCGCCGATCCCAGCCGCGTTCGCTCAGCCAGCCGGTGAGCGCCGCAGCGAAAATGAAGCCGATCAGGTAGCCGCCGGTTGGGCCGAGCAGTCGCGCCACGCCGGATGCGCCGCCGGCGAAGAAAGGCAACCCGGCTGCCCCCTGTAACACATAGGCGACCAGCGCCAGCGCGCCGCGACGCCAGCCCAGCGCCGCGCCCACCAGCAGCACACCCAATGTCTGACCGGTGATCGGCACGGGCTGGAGCGGGATGACGATTTGCGCTAAAGCCGCGACGAGCCAGCTCCCGAGCAGCACCATCGCCGCATCGCGCCGGAGGTCGGCGCGCGCGTGCGGAAACAGCGTTTGGGCCAAGGTAGGGTAATTTGCGCTAAGCATGGTGTAGTGTCCCTTCTCGGATTCATTTCGGTCAACCGATCAGCCCCCTCGCGTTCAGAGGCGCCCACGCAACTGGGGCTGATTGGGTCTAGCCCCTACTATACTCCTGCCGGCCCTGAGCGGCATCGTGCGGGCCTAGCCGGATCCAACGGGCCGAAAGGCGATCTCCGGTCTGCTGCCGGCAGCCTGAGCCGCGGCTCGCGTGGCAGAGCAGGCTAGGCGGCTAACGCATCGCCTGAAGCTCGGCGACTTGTCCGCTGTCGTCCGTAAAGGTTACGGGTGCAGGGTGCCGTCGGCCCGCCGGACAGGATGTTCATGGACGCGCAAGCGGTTGTCGGCGCTCAGCCGCTTCAGGCGTTGTTACGCCGTGGCCGGCGCCTCAGCGGAGGATGAGATTCGGGCCGAGCAAAGCCGACGACCGAGCCACTTCCTGGCGCTGGCGCCTGAAGTGATGGCACATGCTTCGTTTGGGGCCGACCGACGCGCACGATGTCTCGGCAGCCGGCGCCCAGGCCATCAATGCATCAGCCCGCCACGCATCTGCGCATAGGGCAAACGCACCTAAATTTTAAGGTTGCCTGCGATCAGACGCAGGGAGGTGGCGCTCGTCCCAGCCGACCAGGCCGACCAGCCCACGTATTGACAAGCGGGCGATTTCTCTTATATTACGCGCGAGTGTGACCATAGGCGTCGCGCGCGCAGCGGGACAAACCCTTGGTCGTGCATAAGTAATCGGCAATCCTTTTGTGAGGTGGACGGGGGGAGGGGGGTATGGTGTGTGCGTGGCACGTGGCACAGAGTTTGATTGCTCCTTTAGCTTGATTCTATTTAAGTTAAGGAGGATAAGATATATGAGTCATCGGGCAGCGCTTCCGGCAGACGATCGAAACCACGTACAGCGACGGACAGTAAAGAAACGGCTGCCCATCGCGCTGGTGCTGAGCCTGGCGGCGCTGGTTGTGGGTGTGCGCACCGCCCATGCCCTGCTCCCACCCCCAACGGCCCAGGACACCGCCAGTGATGCAGCCTACGACCCGCCTGGCAACTGGCAATCTGGCGACAACGGCGGCTTCGGCATGGGGCCGTGGGCGTTGGACACCACTAGCCCCAATCCGTCCCAGAATGGCCACTTCGTCGGCGACTCGACCGGCAACAATGGTGTGGGGGGCGATAGCAATAGCGACGGCGACGTGAACACAACGCCGGGCAATCGCGCCTGGGGCTTGTATGCCAACAGCGGGCAAACGGCCAGCGCCCAGCGCGACTTCCTTCAACCGTTCACGCCCGGCAGCGTGTTCGAGATCTACATGGACAACGGCGACGTGCAGACAGGCGGGACGGTCGGCTTTGCGCTGCGCAATGCCGCCGATCAAGACTTGCTGGAGGTTTACTTTGTCGGGGGCGCCATGCAATACACCGTGCACGGCGATACGCCGACCCTCTCCGGCGTCGCTTTCACCCGCGAAGGGGTGCGCGTCGTCATCACGCTGACCACCGACACGACATACCAGGCCACCCTGACGCGGCTGGTGGATGGCGCCGGCGCCACCGTCAGCGGCGCGTTGCGCAACTATCCAGGGCCGATCGCCAAGCTGCGCCTCTTCAACGCTAATGCCGGCAGCGGTTCTGGCTCTGACCTGTTCTTCAACGGCATCAAGTACTACCGCGGGCGCGTGCTCAATCTGGACACCGGGCGCGGCTATTTGAGCATCCAGCCGGCCATTGACGACCCGGCCACCCAAGCCGGCCACACCATCAGCGTGACGGCCGGCGTGTACACCGGCACGATCACGGTCACAAAGCCGGTCGCCATCATCGGCGCCGGCCCCGGCCAAACCGTGATCCAGTCGCTTTCGCCGGGCGTGGTGGTGACGCAGAGCAACGTCACTATCAGCAACACTTCCATCGTCGGCACGGGCAGCGACGTGGGCATCACCACCACCTTCGGCGTGACCGGCCTGACGGTGAGCAACGTGCACATCAGCAACTTCGACCAAGGCGTGGCGCTGCTCGGCGGGCACAGCCACGTGATCCAAAACAACGTGCTCACGCTGACCAACGTCCTCACCAGCGTCGGCGTGGGCATGAGCGGCGGCGCGCTCACGCCGATCACCAACGTGCTGGTCAGCGGCAACGTGTTCACCGCCAGTGGCTATGCGGTGGTGGGCATCTTCGCCGACCAGAACCAGATCATCGGCAACCAGATGCGCTACGGCATCGCCGGCGTGCGCATGGCCGGCGCGGACAACAACGTGCTGGCGAACAATCTCATCGAGAACAATGCGTCCTATGCGATCTACTTCGCGCCCGATGCGCCCCCGCTGATTCCCTCGCCGGCCCTCAACAACAGCGGCAACTTGATCACCGGCAACGTGGCCCTGAATCATCCCACCGATCGCGGCATTCAGATTATCAATGCTTCGTTGCCCGGCGTCGGCAACCAGATCATCAACAACACGGTCAAGCAAACCGGGGGCGAGGGCATTTTCATCGGGGCCGGGGCAGGGGACACCGATCTGGTGATCGCAGGTAACCTGGTCGAAGGGGTCTCGTCCACCGGCGGGGCGGTTCGGGTCTCGCCTGGCAGCAACGTCACGATCACCCACAACACGATCAGCGACAGCCCAGGCGTGGGCGTCTTCTTAAGCGGCGGCACGGATCTCCGGCTGGATGGCAATATCATCATCAGCCATGCGCACGGCATCAGCGCGACAAACCTCGGCGTGATCACCGTGACCAATAACCAGATCGAGCGCTATGGCGGTTGGGGCGTGTATGTGGACTCGGTGAACACTGCTATGGTTGCGGGCAATGCCCTCGATGCACAAGGCGGCGCAGCCGGCATCGCGGTGGGCAACATGAACGCCGCACACGTGCTCTCGAATACGATCCAAGGGCACACCGGGCTAGGCGTCTATGGCTACAACATGTCCACGCTTGACGCGCTGGCCAACACCGTGCTGGGCGGCCAGGAAGGCATCGAGGCGACCAGCCTGGGCACGGCGCAGGTGATCTCGAACACCATCCAGGGCCATGCCCAGCGCGGCATCTATGCGCATGGCATCGGTGCGCTTCACGCCCTGACCAACACCGTGCTGGGCGGGCAACGCGGCG is part of the Candidatus Roseilinea sp. genome and harbors:
- a CDS encoding ABC transporter substrate-binding protein, whose product is MNRRKCSLTPIAGALAMVSLSLTHPAPTVAQTKVVNVYSARHYGALEKVFAEFTRETGIQVRLSNASTQALLERLRAEGPQTPADVFFVIDVGTLQLAAEEGLLQPIQSDVLNAVIPPELRDPKGRWYALSLRYRTLMYNPARVKPSELSTYEALAERKWRGRLCLRPATHIYTVSLVASMIANLGERRTEQVVRGWMANRPTFIDSDSRILETIAAGKCDVGITNHYYLGNKLKADPNFPVKLFWANQKDRGVQVNLSGAGVTANAPNRENAIRLLEWLATRGQDPGAAGLPGGNSEYPVNPSAQPPEVLSQFGSFKADLASLPQYGPLQTKAIKLLERVGYK
- a CDS encoding ABC transporter permease, with product MSRRRPSFDAGALAAALPALLILLPLIGLALTWLHLDGEIWAHLWSTLLPEMLLNTTLLMLGVGATTLALGTALAWLVTTYAFPGVKLIEWMLVLPIAIPGYILGYVSMSLFDYAGPIQTQLRAWLGPDFEPFEFRSLPGAIFVLSLALYPYVYLLARAAFREQSAAQRDAARAAGLSDRAIFWRVALPLARPSLAAGVALALMETLTDFAVVRYFNVVTLSEGVVRLWIIQMDRDAAVQLASLLMMIALGIVLIERQLRRRARYYQLGSYSRPIAPVRLSGLRAVAALVGPLALLCVAFGLPVAQLAQWAIAEMASAEPGTLDATFGQYLFNTLALSLGAALFVVAVALGMAYALRPRGAPAKANAALRFLARLATLGYAMPGAVVALGVLLLLAPLNEPVLAWTGGAVLLSASVVGLLYAYLVRFLAIGFSSVEASLEKVTPNMEMAARSLGAAPARVLARVHLPLARTGVLAALLLVFVDVLKELPVTMFLRPFGLETLSVWTYMLASESAWQAAAVPALTIVLASVGPALLLIRLSRSGAQNNRETRL
- a CDS encoding iron(III) ABC transporter ATP-binding protein; protein product: MTPALRVCNVSKRFGVKDAYAVYRASLEVELGQIVVLLGPSGCGKTTLLRLISGLETPEPDPEASIAIGDRTVFGPGVNTLPEKRGVGMVFQDYALFPHMTVVANVAFGLHGLDRAEALARAMAMLDQVQLSGLAQRYPHELSGGQQQRVALARALAPQPQLLLLDEPFSNLDHALRVALREEVRGVLKRSGVAALFVTHDREEALSLADALAVMQHGRIVQMGTPRELYAYPASPFVARFLGEANFLPAQAYGDYAECVLGRVALESPARGRVQLLIRPEALEVSADPDGRGCVEQVLYFGHDQLLSLRLDGCERLLARTDGALAMPMGARVSIRPRAPARAFEQTDHGTDGATDATDSL
- a CDS encoding biotin transporter BioY; translation: MLSANYPTLAQTLFPHARADLRRDAAMVLLGSWLVAALAQIVIPLQPVPITGQTLGVLLVGAALGWRRGALALVAYVLQGAAGLPFFAGGASGVARLLGPTGGYLIGFIFAAALTGWLSERGWDRRFWGTLLAMALGNAIIYAIGVPWLAQFVGWPRALEVGLLPFLPGDAIKATLAALALPGAWVFIARRQ